Proteins from a genomic interval of Methanoplanus endosymbiosus:
- a CDS encoding GAF domain-containing protein, which produces MIANSLFFDIFGISEDKLDDKLNFYRLKPEKSSDYSREFNDSRLNDRYNSPKTTEINFYDNSGGNHRFVYTAAKIPGTENILISAIPSDLTDNAGDKQRMLSGGRRRPVRMSKRTNRRTERVTAISIKDNTYFDQYFHFSFLVENLPETVFVVVGGKVSYINNSGIEFFRIKNRYDIIGKSPEDYINLVSGKRFSEIYEQFCAGIFKFPFESEIKLYDGRTELVEISSFPVIYEGLSGIQFLVRDISKRINARTEEMSLKKKNIILNQILGAANSSVFVDEMLDTLLEACLTELDLDASWIYAKNDDGITADLLGIKRIPSWFEDKYSEINIREWPYNIIFFAAQPRYIENLPDNLPEISDTEIMEDLGIICYAGIPLISDNAVVGALFVARDSKASFTQFEKITLEKIGQEIGTALVRCIIQEKIDQEYSDICDGLKIAIEDLSDIYNDISGEISQNNSIDDSGGDIVGNTAGRYSSEVINFPDKYRDHIKNLSLLSGADSFSVNDLRVVQLDSALECVVGYLPDIKFILGNSGESVYADDYLYLLFLNIISYIARQAKDQLYVSVRTESADERVLLILEFSLNNLPPGLEYLTDSSRFYSPGLNRENLPLYIAKMLLERYNGRIEVPSPDGCEGMLSDSGSGALYIKLIFVKFSP; this is translated from the coding sequence ATGATTGCGAATTCGTTATTCTTTGATATCTTTGGGATATCTGAGGATAAATTAGATGATAAACTTAATTTTTATCGTCTAAAACCGGAGAAAAGCTCAGATTATTCAAGAGAATTTAATGACTCCCGGTTAAATGATCGATATAACTCCCCAAAAACCACTGAAATTAATTTTTATGACAATAGCGGCGGCAACCACAGGTTTGTTTACACAGCTGCAAAAATACCGGGAACAGAAAATATTCTTATCTCTGCCATTCCTTCAGATTTAACAGATAATGCCGGAGATAAGCAGAGGATGCTGTCAGGAGGCAGAAGACGGCCGGTCAGAATGTCCAAAAGGACAAACAGGAGAACTGAAAGAGTGACTGCAATCTCTATAAAGGATAATACATACTTTGATCAGTATTTCCATTTCAGTTTCCTTGTGGAGAATCTGCCTGAGACTGTCTTTGTTGTTGTTGGCGGAAAAGTATCATATATCAATAATTCCGGAATAGAATTTTTCAGAATTAAAAACCGCTATGATATTATCGGAAAGTCTCCTGAAGATTATATTAATCTGGTATCTGGGAAGAGATTTTCTGAGATATATGAACAGTTCTGCGCAGGGATATTTAAATTCCCGTTTGAATCCGAGATCAAACTGTACGACGGACGAACTGAACTGGTAGAGATCTCTTCATTTCCTGTAATATATGAAGGTCTTTCCGGCATTCAGTTTTTAGTCCGGGACATCAGTAAGAGAATTAATGCCAGAACTGAAGAGATGTCCCTGAAAAAAAAGAATATTATTCTGAACCAGATACTGGGCGCAGCGAATTCATCTGTCTTTGTCGATGAGATGCTTGACACACTTCTTGAGGCATGCCTTACTGAGCTTGATCTTGATGCTTCCTGGATATATGCAAAAAATGATGACGGTATAACAGCCGACCTTCTTGGAATTAAAAGAATTCCTTCCTGGTTTGAGGATAAATATTCTGAGATAAATATCAGGGAATGGCCATATAATATAATATTTTTTGCAGCACAGCCACGGTATATTGAAAATCTTCCGGATAATCTTCCCGAAATTTCAGATACGGAAATTATGGAGGACCTTGGAATTATCTGCTATGCAGGAATACCCCTCATCTCAGATAATGCGGTTGTCGGTGCTCTCTTTGTAGCCCGTGATTCAAAAGCATCATTTACACAGTTTGAAAAGATTACTCTTGAAAAGATTGGTCAGGAGATCGGCACGGCTCTCGTCCGGTGCATAATTCAGGAGAAGATCGACCAGGAATATTCAGACATATGTGATGGCCTTAAAATTGCAATAGAGGATTTATCTGACATTTATAATGATATTTCCGGAGAGATCTCCCAGAATAATTCCATAGATGATTCCGGTGGAGATATAGTGGGGAATACAGCCGGACGTTACAGTTCTGAAGTAATTAATTTTCCGGATAAGTACAGAGATCACATAAAAAATCTCTCTCTGCTCTCAGGTGCGGATTCATTTTCAGTAAATGATCTCAGGGTTGTTCAGCTTGATTCTGCTCTGGAGTGCGTTGTGGGTTATCTTCCGGATATAAAATTTATTCTGGGGAATTCAGGTGAATCTGTCTATGCCGATGATTATCTCTATCTCTTATTTTTGAATATTATATCATATATTGCCAGGCAGGCAAAGGATCAGCTGTACGTCTCAGTCAGGACAGAATCTGCTGATGAAAGAGTATTATTAATACTGGAATTTTCACTGAACAATCTCCCGCCGGGACTTGAATACCTGACTGACAGCAGCAGATTTTACAGTCCTGGACTTAACAGAGAGAATCTTCCTCTGTATATTGCAAAAATGCTTCTTGAGCGATATAATGGCAGAATAGAAGTTCCATCCCCGGATGGCTGCGAGGGCATGTTATCAGATTCCGGTTCTGGAGCGTTATATATTAAGCTCATTTTTGTAAAGTTCAGCCCATAA
- a CDS encoding HAD family hydrolase — MNNGKNNKKISPEGILFDMDNTLYDFAEAKITACSRVAEIVGSGTGEELLRHFLTGPHGFENHENIRDFMALKGVESPEIFEESVTVYEELKLSSIKLYPEVKETLEKISESGYRMAIVTDADTENAEKRLNKTEIRDFFEFIVTPDVTGKRKPSHENFHRGLKSIDASPEKSMVVGDSPKREIVPGNEMGLYTVYAKYGDWLKMPFMNIKPCHTIERFSELNDIIILD, encoded by the coding sequence ATGAATAACGGCAAAAACAATAAAAAAATATCACCTGAAGGAATCCTCTTTGATATGGATAATACCCTCTATGACTTTGCCGAAGCCAAAATTACTGCATGCAGCAGAGTTGCGGAGATTGTCGGTTCCGGCACGGGGGAAGAACTGCTCAGGCATTTCCTGACCGGCCCTCACGGTTTTGAAAACCATGAAAATATCCGTGATTTTATGGCATTAAAAGGGGTTGAGTCGCCGGAAATATTTGAAGAGTCAGTCACTGTATATGAGGAGTTAAAACTCTCGTCAATAAAGTTATATCCGGAAGTAAAGGAGACTCTTGAGAAGATCTCGGAGAGTGGCTACAGGATGGCAATTGTTACAGATGCTGATACAGAAAACGCTGAGAAGAGGCTCAACAAAACAGAGATCCGTGATTTTTTTGAATTTATCGTAACTCCGGATGTCACCGGAAAGAGAAAACCCTCGCATGAAAATTTCCACAGGGGCCTGAAAAGCATTGACGCATCGCCTGAAAAATCAATGGTCGTTGGTGACAGTCCAAAGAGAGAGATTGTGCCGGGAAATGAGATGGGGCTTTATACTGTATATGCAAAATACGGTGACTGGCTTAAAATGCCATTTATGAATATTAAACCATGCCATACCATTGAGAGATTTTCAGAACTAAATGATATCATCATTCTTGACTGA
- a CDS encoding methanogenesis marker 8 protein, with the protein MTDEHIIEAAGMARVVVSNGIVVSVGEPLLKSCPLARKFGYPVIQMEIPEIKKNIEERMSSFGMCTPERDVISDDDFVLFGASELLSNALRSGIIDCAVIACDGAGSVVCDNPLLVQGIGGRMSGLVKTVPYRQVIERIEDAGGIVTDIETASINPLSALKSAVNSGYKNPAVTVASAALSEEIRCEYPEAVIVAVHTTGISPQDAEILSDNCDLISACASVHLRNIAGKKALVQAGNSVPVYAMTKRGRKIIFDKLMNSDKQVFVKGMNLPYMGGNDPKPLI; encoded by the coding sequence ATGACAGATGAACATATCATTGAGGCGGCAGGTATGGCAAGGGTTGTTGTCAGTAACGGAATTGTTGTCAGTGTCGGGGAACCCCTGCTCAAAAGCTGCCCTCTTGCCCGGAAATTCGGTTACCCTGTAATTCAGATGGAAATTCCGGAGATAAAAAAGAATATTGAGGAGAGGATGTCATCCTTTGGCATGTGCACGCCCGAAAGGGATGTTATCAGTGATGATGATTTTGTTCTCTTCGGGGCATCAGAACTGCTGTCAAATGCCTTAAGGTCCGGAATTATTGACTGTGCAGTCATTGCATGTGACGGCGCAGGAAGTGTTGTCTGTGACAACCCCTTGCTTGTGCAGGGAATCGGCGGCAGAATGTCAGGGCTTGTAAAGACAGTGCCGTACAGGCAGGTCATTGAAAGAATCGAAGATGCAGGCGGAATTGTAACAGACATAGAAACTGCGTCCATCAATCCGTTATCTGCTCTTAAAAGTGCAGTAAATTCCGGATACAAAAATCCGGCGGTGACAGTTGCCTCTGCCGCTCTCTCTGAAGAGATCCGCTGCGAATATCCGGAGGCTGTGATTGTGGCAGTTCACACCACCGGAATTTCGCCTCAGGATGCAGAGATACTCTCAGATAACTGTGATCTGATATCTGCATGTGCCTCTGTACATCTCAGAAATATTGCAGGAAAAAAAGCACTTGTGCAGGCCGGAAATTCAGTGCCTGTATATGCCATGACAAAAAGAGGCAGAAAAATAATATTTGATAAACTTATGAATTCAGATAAGCAGGTCTTTGTCAAAGGTATGAACCTGCCATATATGGGTGGAAATGACCCAAAACCTCTGATATGA
- a CDS encoding heparan-alpha-glucosaminide N-acetyltransferase yields MTAKDNSNSKPERFGEIDSLRGLALMMMILFHFVYDLSYFGIADINVSSGFWKDFAYATAFLFVFIAGISVWISRKRSEIQQEGKLHAGDNKQIQNNGKNPEKEAYNEKSAGKLNRNNKIISFFREPLNIKFFKRGLFIYSLGILITVATYLAIGRGFIIFGILHLIGLSIILSPLFFGLKKYLPLISAAIIISGFFVQHISGPYFLLFSGIHPADFVSVDYEPLLPWFGFYLLGMYAGSVLYPNGKRIFEIKERLNLNFLIIPGRNTLPIYLIHQPVIILILSLLSGKMLI; encoded by the coding sequence ATGACAGCAAAAGATAACAGCAACAGTAAGCCGGAGAGATTTGGAGAGATTGATTCACTCCGTGGACTTGCCTTAATGATGATGATATTATTCCATTTTGTCTATGATCTCAGTTATTTTGGCATAGCTGACATAAACGTGAGTTCTGGCTTCTGGAAGGATTTTGCCTATGCCACAGCCTTTTTATTTGTATTCATAGCCGGAATTTCAGTCTGGATCAGCAGGAAGAGATCAGAGATTCAGCAGGAGGGTAAGCTGCATGCAGGTGATAATAAGCAGATCCAAAATAATGGCAAAAATCCTGAGAAGGAAGCGTATAATGAAAAATCTGCCGGGAAATTAAACAGGAATAATAAAATAATCAGTTTCTTCAGAGAACCGCTAAATATTAAATTCTTTAAGAGAGGACTGTTCATATACTCCCTTGGCATTCTGATTACAGTTGCCACATATCTGGCTATAGGAAGGGGATTTATAATATTTGGAATACTCCATCTGATAGGGCTGTCCATCATCCTCTCCCCACTATTTTTCGGCCTGAAAAAATATCTGCCCTTAATATCAGCAGCAATAATAATCTCCGGATTTTTTGTTCAGCATATATCCGGCCCGTACTTCCTCTTATTCTCAGGCATACATCCGGCAGATTTTGTATCAGTAGATTACGAACCGCTTCTTCCCTGGTTTGGCTTTTACCTCCTGGGGATGTACGCAGGATCAGTCCTCTACCCGAACGGTAAACGGATATTTGAAATAAAGGAGAGATTGAATCTGAATTTTCTGATAATTCCGGGGAGAAACACGCTGCCGATATATCTGATCCATCAGCCTGTAATAATACTGATTCTCTCGTTGTTATCCGGAAAAATGCTGATTTAA
- a CDS encoding adenine deaminase C-terminal domain-containing protein: MYLSFIALTVIPSLRITERGLFDVSEFSDVPLFKS, translated from the coding sequence ATGTACCTCTCATTCATTGCCCTGACTGTAATTCCGTCTCTGAGAATCACTGAGAGGGGACTTTTTGATGTCTCTGAGTTTTCCGATGTGCCCCTCTTTAAGTCCTGA
- a CDS encoding IS66 family transposase: protein MSNGIFKELESVITPDRIDNSPDKDIIYLLISAFEELSAKYDKLYEEHLQLRDDYNHLIGEQGRPEAAKKGKRKGGSGNKNHSTEEERSKKEKSDQNNPNKGRGKRNHKIEIHEEKIWYSDKNKLPKDAVFKGFSELIIQDIEIRPRNTKFLLEKYYSPSEGRYLLTDRPQGYGGEFGPGIKALIIECKAICGMSENGIRAFLNNHGIFIAQSTISRKLTEKNEVLDKESEDILKEGIKSSDYLQTDTTGANVNGTQYNTHIFSNHNFTAFRTSPKKDRISIVKHIMEVLEPKYLFNEFAFEHLSNLRTAKKWIKKLRENIYNSCFSEFELENSLVELFGQEGFKTLKKRVTEAGLIAYYRSQKDYPVPKILLTDDAPQYDNITEEHQLCWVHEARHYKKLKPKTAVMRKVHEDFMDRFWAFYREMRAYKDNPSPEWALKIRKDFDELFNSETEYKELNLRIEKTHRNKDFLLTFLDHPHVPLHNNDAELGARAQVRHRDISLFTRNEKGTNVVDRNLTIVKTAKKLDINPFDHIAGLIINGHRQKSLAEIIACKNQKATLDDLKIEGKNSVAAKEDLSNVPVGQHRYISSNL from the coding sequence ATGTCAAATGGTATCTTCAAAGAATTAGAATCCGTAATAACTCCTGATCGGATAGATAATTCTCCGGATAAAGACATAATATATTTGCTCATCTCAGCCTTTGAGGAACTATCTGCAAAATACGATAAATTATATGAAGAGCATCTTCAACTCAGAGATGATTACAATCATCTAATTGGTGAACAGGGTAGGCCGGAAGCCGCAAAAAAAGGAAAAAGAAAAGGGGGTTCTGGCAATAAAAATCATTCTACTGAGGAGGAACGCTCAAAAAAAGAGAAATCAGATCAAAATAATCCAAATAAAGGCAGAGGAAAACGTAATCATAAAATCGAAATCCATGAAGAAAAGATCTGGTACTCTGACAAAAATAAACTTCCGAAAGATGCAGTTTTTAAAGGCTTTTCTGAATTAATCATACAGGACATTGAAATTCGTCCGAGAAATACAAAGTTTTTACTTGAAAAATATTATTCCCCTTCAGAAGGAAGATATCTCTTAACTGATCGACCTCAAGGATATGGTGGAGAATTTGGTCCTGGAATAAAGGCACTTATTATTGAATGCAAAGCAATTTGTGGAATGAGTGAAAATGGAATTAGAGCCTTTTTAAATAACCATGGTATCTTTATAGCCCAATCTACAATCTCAAGGAAATTAACTGAAAAGAATGAGGTTTTAGATAAAGAATCGGAAGATATACTAAAAGAAGGAATAAAGTCCTCCGATTACCTCCAGACAGATACAACTGGAGCTAATGTAAATGGCACTCAATATAATACACATATCTTTTCAAACCATAATTTCACAGCATTTAGAACTTCTCCAAAAAAGGATAGAATTAGCATAGTTAAGCACATTATGGAAGTTTTAGAACCCAAGTACCTATTCAATGAGTTTGCCTTTGAACATTTATCCAATCTTAGAACCGCAAAAAAATGGATCAAAAAACTTAGAGAAAATATTTACAACTCTTGCTTTAGTGAATTTGAATTAGAAAATAGTTTGGTTGAGTTATTTGGTCAAGAAGGGTTTAAAACGCTTAAAAAGCGAGTTACTGAGGCTGGATTGATTGCTTATTACAGATCACAGAAAGATTACCCAGTTCCAAAAATTCTTCTTACAGATGATGCACCCCAATACGACAATATCACTGAAGAACACCAGTTATGTTGGGTTCATGAAGCCAGACACTATAAAAAATTAAAACCTAAAACTGCTGTAATGAGAAAAGTCCATGAAGATTTCATGGATCGGTTTTGGGCATTTTACAGAGAGATGAGAGCATATAAAGACAATCCATCTCCAGAGTGGGCATTAAAAATTAGAAAGGACTTTGATGAGTTATTTAACAGCGAGACTGAATATAAAGAGTTGAACCTAAGAATTGAGAAGACACACCGGAATAAAGACTTCTTACTCACATTCTTAGATCACCCTCACGTCCCTCTTCATAATAATGATGCTGAGCTTGGAGCACGAGCACAGGTCAGACATCGTGATATAAGCTTATTTACAAGAAATGAGAAAGGAACAAATGTTGTAGACAGAAATTTAACAATTGTTAAAACTGCTAAGAAGTTGGACATAAATCCCTTTGATCATATAGCCGGTTTGATCATAAATGGTCATAGACAAAAATCACTTGCTGAGATAATAGCATGCAAAAACCAGAAAGCAACCTTGGATGATCTTAAAATAGAGGGTAAAAATTCAGTTGCTGCAAAAGAGGACCTTTCAAATGTACCGGTAGGTCAACACAGATACATTTCATCCAACTTATAA
- the ade gene encoding adenine deaminase — protein sequence MSPDVNLLKSALGEEKADIGFLNGILFNPFTCEWLKLDFYVKDGIIVGLADNEESGSGLGNTGEDENKSGAGSGSAEDKGADNSESGYSAEKYIDLKGMRVIPGLIDSHVHIESSLLTPFEYGRLVIPHGTTAVIADPHEIANVAGIEGINFMIHDSEKTPLALYYMAPGCVPATPMDKAGAELDYEALKELSASKSIIGLGEMMNFPGVIFGDAEVQKKLGIFDIIDGHSPQLSGKELNAYISQGIESDHECTRKEEALEKLRKGMYIYLREGSTEKNLAELAGIVNCHNSHRCSLCTDDRHADMLYNDGHIDDCIRKAISAGILPETAIKMATLSPAERFGLKDRGALSPGRRADFCTLADSEEFRVQDTYIAGVKFSGSQREEKVSFNSVFNAGILTEDDLNISGRGNARIIGINSGQIITDLIVEEIDSSTIPDIDRDIIKAVVCNRYRAAGCGVGLINGLRIREGAVCASISHDSHNIVAAGASDADIVRAVNLVRDSSGGMAAVCGDESFILPLDIGGIMSSGSYTEVIEGLKKLEEITEKTGSVKDPLYHIHNVR from the coding sequence ATGTCTCCGGATGTGAACCTCCTCAAATCTGCACTTGGGGAAGAAAAAGCAGACATTGGTTTCTTAAACGGAATTTTATTCAATCCGTTTACATGCGAATGGCTGAAGCTTGATTTTTATGTGAAAGACGGAATTATTGTCGGCCTGGCTGATAACGAAGAGTCAGGTTCCGGTTTGGGCAATACCGGAGAAGATGAAAATAAGTCCGGGGCTGGTTCAGGCAGTGCTGAAGATAAAGGCGCAGATAATTCAGAATCCGGTTACAGTGCAGAGAAATATATTGATCTGAAGGGTATGAGGGTAATTCCCGGACTTATTGACTCGCATGTGCATATCGAAAGTTCGCTTCTGACACCTTTTGAATATGGCAGGCTTGTAATTCCGCACGGGACAACAGCGGTGATTGCAGACCCGCATGAGATAGCAAATGTTGCAGGCATTGAGGGTATCAATTTCATGATCCATGATTCAGAAAAGACACCGCTTGCATTGTATTATATGGCTCCGGGCTGCGTCCCCGCAACTCCGATGGATAAGGCGGGTGCAGAACTTGATTATGAAGCGTTAAAGGAATTATCGGCCAGTAAAAGTATAATCGGGCTTGGTGAGATGATGAATTTTCCGGGAGTCATCTTTGGCGATGCTGAAGTACAGAAGAAACTGGGAATTTTTGATATTATTGACGGCCATTCCCCTCAACTTTCCGGTAAGGAACTCAATGCCTATATCTCACAGGGAATTGAGAGCGATCATGAATGTACCCGAAAGGAGGAGGCCCTTGAAAAGCTGAGAAAAGGGATGTATATCTATCTGCGTGAAGGTTCGACTGAGAAGAATCTGGCAGAGCTTGCCGGAATTGTAAACTGTCATAATTCACACCGCTGCTCTTTATGCACCGATGACCGCCATGCCGATATGCTCTATAACGACGGACATATAGATGACTGCATCAGGAAAGCCATCTCGGCCGGAATTTTGCCTGAAACTGCAATAAAAATGGCAACACTCTCTCCGGCTGAGAGGTTTGGACTAAAGGATCGAGGCGCTCTCTCTCCGGGCAGAAGGGCAGACTTCTGTACTCTTGCAGACTCTGAAGAGTTCAGGGTTCAGGACACATATATTGCAGGCGTTAAATTTTCCGGCAGTCAAAGAGAGGAGAAAGTCAGCTTTAATTCCGTTTTCAATGCCGGAATACTTACAGAGGATGATCTTAACATCTCCGGCAGGGGAAATGCAAGAATTATCGGGATAAATTCCGGGCAGATAATCACAGATCTGATTGTTGAGGAGATTGATTCATCCACTATTCCGGATATAGATCGTGACATCATCAAAGCTGTAGTCTGTAACCGTTATCGTGCAGCTGGGTGTGGTGTAGGGCTTATAAATGGCCTCAGGATAAGAGAAGGAGCAGTCTGCGCCAGCATCTCACATGACTCACATAACATTGTTGCAGCCGGGGCATCGGATGCGGATATCGTCAGGGCAGTGAACCTTGTCAGAGACAGTTCGGGCGGCATGGCGGCTGTATGCGGCGATGAGAGCTTCATTCTTCCGCTTGACATAGGCGGGATAATGTCATCCGGAAGTTATACTGAGGTTATAGAGGGACTGAAGAAGCTTGAAGAGATTACTGAAAAGACCGGTTCAGTTAAAGATCCGTTGTATCATATCCATAATGTGAGGTAA
- a CDS encoding Rpn family recombination-promoting nuclease/putative transposase, which produces MTKHNFPPTITTPDGSFIMSPKNDFAFRLLFGDEKNKEITISFLRTMLKIPVQDITIKDPYLLKQLSGDKTGILDIRIVLDSGAQVDVEIQLSDHPAIKERVLFYLSRLYASQISSGDGYQVLKKTISLVILDYILVSVEPMHTTYRFYDRENEIELTDVLEVHIVELPKLNNMISQHKNNPEIPWLMFLNAKTKEELKMAAEAEPKIAKAYNRLIEMSDDEENRRLYEERIAQIIEVDLKIQAAEEIGIEKGIIHSAKNLILLGMDDEIIMKATGLSADKIAQLRSEVEP; this is translated from the coding sequence ATGACAAAACATAACTTTCCGCCCACAATAACCACGCCGGATGGCAGTTTTATAATGTCTCCAAAGAATGACTTTGCGTTCAGGCTGCTCTTTGGGGACGAAAAAAACAAAGAGATAACGATCTCTTTTTTAAGAACCATGCTGAAAATTCCGGTCCAAGACATTACGATTAAGGATCCCTATCTTTTAAAGCAGTTATCCGGTGACAAAACCGGGATTCTTGACATCAGAATTGTGCTGGATTCGGGAGCTCAGGTTGATGTCGAGATTCAACTGAGCGATCACCCTGCAATTAAGGAGAGGGTGCTTTTTTATCTCTCAAGGCTGTATGCCTCGCAGATCTCATCAGGAGACGGGTATCAGGTGCTTAAGAAAACCATCTCACTGGTAATTCTGGATTACATTCTTGTTTCAGTTGAACCGATGCACACCACTTACAGGTTTTATGACCGGGAGAATGAGATTGAACTGACAGATGTGCTGGAGGTGCATATTGTTGAACTACCAAAACTTAATAATATGATAAGTCAACATAAGAACAATCCTGAAATACCATGGCTGATGTTTCTGAATGCAAAAACGAAGGAGGAGTTAAAGATGGCGGCGGAGGCTGAACCGAAGATTGCAAAGGCGTATAATCGTTTGATTGAGATGAGCGATGATGAGGAGAACAGGCGGTTATATGAGGAGAGGATAGCACAGATTATTGAGGTTGATCTAAAGATACAGGCGGCTGAAGAGATAGGTATTGAGAAAGGAATTATTCATAGTGCAAAGAATCTGATATTACTCGGTATGGATGACGAGATCATAATGAAAGCGACCGGACTTTCTGCAGATAAAATTGCTCAGCTCAGATCTGAAGTTGAACCATAG
- a CDS encoding ParA family protein has translation MGGFLQKSGEKVLIIDCDPQANATIGLGINPDEQDINMYDVFMNIFEGFPDVTIKDVIKETKSGIFLAPSSLDLVGVEPYLYNIEDRSSVLKEALNSVINDYDHILIDTPPSMGQFVLNGLIAADRIIITLDSSFFAGYGIESLTTIFSDIEESIGKKRSADMAIITKTGELQEVKAPVDEMIQSFKRLLSGKKEKFDENTLLDEIESDLRINIKEICTVPYDFNIIYSQKENMPISHTHPKSRAAQKYSDISEIVRNW, from the coding sequence ATTGGGGGTTTTCTTCAGAAATCCGGAGAAAAAGTTCTGATAATTGACTGTGATCCACAGGCCAATGCAACAATTGGTCTTGGAATTAACCCCGATGAACAGGACATTAATATGTATGATGTCTTTATGAACATCTTTGAGGGATTTCCGGATGTGACAATAAAAGATGTCATTAAAGAGACAAAATCCGGAATATTCCTCGCGCCTTCATCACTTGACCTTGTGGGGGTTGAGCCTTATCTGTATAATATTGAAGACCGCTCTTCTGTTCTCAAAGAAGCTTTAAATTCTGTTATTAATGATTATGACCATATACTGATAGATACACCCCCAAGTATGGGACAGTTTGTATTAAACGGACTGATAGCCGCCGACAGGATTATTATTACCCTTGACAGCAGTTTTTTTGCAGGATATGGAATTGAAAGTCTCACAACTATTTTTTCAGATATTGAAGAGAGCATAGGCAAAAAAAGAAGTGCAGATATGGCAATCATCACAAAAACCGGAGAACTTCAGGAGGTAAAAGCACCTGTTGATGAGATGATTCAGTCTTTTAAACGGCTTTTATCCGGAAAGAAGGAAAAATTTGATGAGAATACTCTTCTTGATGAGATTGAATCCGATCTCAGGATAAATATAAAAGAGATCTGCACAGTTCCATATGATTTCAATATAATATATTCACAGAAAGAAAATATGCCCATATCACACACACATCCCAAGTCCAGAGCAGCACAAAAGTACAGTGATATTTCAGAGATTGTCAGAAATTGGTGA